In Longimicrobium sp., the following are encoded in one genomic region:
- a CDS encoding phosphatase PAP2 family protein — protein MTEEEDGKREYALPGPQVEPAASYWLECPVPRVITLAELTARTDVPGTADYFPPWTESVRRDCAADESQDLAELRRLAGLIDDPDAIDTEEPCRERLPISYFLQLRPPPPGAVVRPARQSDPLIETPRELARYFEAETPGLAHRHALSYLMPMTDWSPPRQGLVWAALDVAIESALLAAWYYKWRSPRPFTARRPRPVEVDPSIPVLYDREVAFDLKGEVIDGCGRVCPLPSPGTPRHPSYPSGHSTYGAAASELLSWFFPEWRRDFDELADNSGLARLWAGIHYRTDHEAGMSLGRTVARLVIEQIVASGILRCPDRTPCQEASGRRPPTAAELDREAAGFRERCGANPEQPPCDGTRPSGSEGARRGRSPQQGAV, from the coding sequence ATGACGGAAGAGGAAGACGGCAAGCGGGAGTACGCGCTGCCGGGACCGCAGGTGGAACCTGCCGCGAGCTACTGGCTCGAGTGTCCCGTACCCCGCGTAATCACGCTGGCCGAGCTGACCGCCCGCACGGATGTCCCGGGCACGGCGGACTACTTCCCGCCGTGGACCGAGTCGGTCCGGCGGGACTGTGCGGCGGACGAGTCTCAGGATCTGGCGGAGCTTCGCAGGCTGGCCGGCCTCATCGACGACCCCGACGCGATCGACACCGAGGAACCCTGCCGGGAGCGCCTCCCCATCAGCTACTTCCTGCAGCTGCGCCCGCCCCCGCCGGGCGCTGTCGTGCGGCCGGCCCGGCAGAGCGATCCCCTGATCGAGACCCCGCGAGAGCTCGCGCGCTACTTCGAGGCGGAAACGCCGGGGCTCGCCCACCGGCATGCCCTCTCGTACCTCATGCCGATGACCGACTGGTCTCCGCCGCGCCAGGGCCTCGTCTGGGCCGCGCTGGACGTGGCGATTGAGAGCGCACTGCTCGCGGCGTGGTACTACAAGTGGCGGAGCCCGCGCCCGTTTACGGCCAGGCGCCCGCGGCCCGTCGAAGTCGATCCTTCGATTCCGGTGCTGTACGACCGCGAAGTGGCGTTCGACCTCAAGGGCGAAGTGATCGATGGCTGCGGGCGGGTCTGCCCCCTGCCGTCGCCCGGTACGCCGCGCCACCCCTCGTATCCGTCGGGCCACAGCACGTACGGCGCCGCGGCGAGCGAGCTGCTCTCGTGGTTTTTCCCGGAATGGCGCCGCGATTTCGACGAACTGGCCGACAACTCCGGGCTCGCGCGCCTCTGGGCCGGCATCCACTACCGAACGGATCATGAAGCGGGGATGAGCCTCGGTCGCACGGTCGCGCGGCTCGTGATCGAGCAGATCGTCGCCTCGGGGATCCTGCGCTGTCCCGATCGTACGCCGTGCCAGGAGGCGAGCGGCCGGCGGCCGCCGACCGCGGCCGAACTCGACCGCGAGGCGGCCGGCTTCCGGGAGCGCTGCGGCGCGAACCCCGAACAGCCGCCCTGCGACGGAACGAGGCCTTCCGGATCCGAAGGAGCGCGGCGCGGACGGAGCCCTCAGCAGGGAGCCGTCTGA